In a single window of the uncultured Erythrobacter sp. genome:
- a CDS encoding methyltransferase: MTGNISTAAKRTISRGPWREYFDQCSVFFRGFMEHPRMVGSIIPSTDWTIRKMLAPVDWGNCKVFVEYGPGIGTFCKPVLDKLRGDAVMIVIDTNPLFIDYLTRTIRDKRFHAVLGSAENVEQILADLGVDGADYILSGLPFSTLPEGVAESIARATHEALNPGGAFLAYQFTAAVRDECKPFFNRIDEGYEWRNILPCKLYWAWKDKAAAEA; the protein is encoded by the coding sequence ATGACAGGCAATATTTCAACAGCAGCAAAGCGGACGATCTCGCGAGGCCCCTGGCGTGAATATTTCGACCAATGCTCGGTTTTCTTTCGCGGATTTATGGAACATCCGCGCATGGTCGGTTCGATCATCCCGTCGACCGACTGGACCATCCGCAAGATGCTCGCGCCGGTCGATTGGGGCAACTGCAAGGTGTTCGTCGAATATGGCCCCGGCATCGGCACATTCTGCAAGCCCGTGCTCGACAAATTGCGCGGCGATGCGGTGATGATCGTGATCGACACCAACCCGCTCTTCATCGACTATCTCACCCGCACGATCCGCGACAAACGCTTTCATGCTGTGTTGGGATCGGCTGAGAATGTTGAGCAGATTCTCGCCGACCTTGGCGTGGACGGAGCGGACTATATCCTTTCAGGCCTGCCGTTTTCGACTCTGCCCGAAGGCGTGGCAGAGAGTATCGCGCGGGCAACGCACGAAGCGCTCAATCCGGGCGGCGCGTTCCTCGCCTACCAGTTCACCGCAGCGGTGCGCGATGAGTGCAAGCCCTTCTTCAATCGGATCGACGAGGGCTATGAATGGCGCAACATCCTGCCATGCAAGCTCTATTGGGCGTGGAAAGACAAGGCAGCGGCCGAGGCCTGA
- the lipB gene encoding lipoyl(octanoyl) transferase LipB: MTDIAALDWVRESELVPYQHALDAMEVRNSAISAGQTREQAWLLEHPPVYTAGTSADISELVDPRFEVIEAGRGGRYTYHGPGQRVGYLLLDLGKRGKDVRCFVHSIEGWVIDTLSDFGVKAWRAEGRVGIWTQDIDGREAKIGAIGVRVRRWVTMHGFSVNLDPDLSHFSGIVPCGIDEFGVTSLARLGIEVSNDQWDEALIKRAPQFLGALEAARLKACKT, translated from the coding sequence ATGACCGATATCGCCGCGCTCGACTGGGTGCGCGAGAGCGAGCTTGTGCCTTACCAGCACGCCCTGGACGCGATGGAAGTGCGTAACAGCGCTATCTCCGCAGGCCAGACGCGCGAACAGGCATGGCTGCTCGAACACCCGCCGGTCTACACCGCCGGGACCAGCGCCGATATCAGCGAGCTGGTCGATCCGCGCTTTGAAGTGATCGAGGCGGGGCGCGGCGGGCGCTACACCTATCACGGACCCGGTCAGCGCGTCGGCTACCTGCTGCTCGACCTGGGCAAGCGCGGCAAGGATGTGCGCTGCTTCGTCCATTCGATTGAAGGCTGGGTGATCGACACTCTGTCCGATTTCGGGGTCAAGGCATGGCGTGCAGAGGGCCGCGTTGGCATCTGGACGCAGGATATTGACGGGCGCGAAGCCAAGATCGGGGCCATCGGCGTGCGCGTGCGGCGCTGGGTGACGATGCACGGCTTCTCGGTAAATCTTGACCCGGACCTCTCCCATTTCAGCGGCATCGTGCCCTGCGGGATCGACGAGTTCGGCGTGACCAGCCTTGCGCGGCTGGGCATCGAAGTATCAAACGACCAATGGGACGAAGCGCTGATCAAACGCGCTCCGCAATTTCTGGGCGCGCTCGAAGCGGCCCGACTAAAGGCCTGCAAGACATGA
- a CDS encoding alkene reductase yields the protein MHDALFQPLKMGALEAKNRIFMAPLTRGRAAKPMFVPNDLMGTYYKQRAGAGLILTEATGISTEGLGWPSAPGIWSDEQTEAWKPIVEGVHEAGGLIAMQLWHMGRIVHPYFLGGERPVSASETKAPGEAHTPEGKSEYATARAMTQDDINRTIDDYRKAAENAKKAGFDAVQLHSANGYLVDQFLRDGTNHREDEYGGSPENRTRFMREVLEAIVDVWGADRTGIRLSPNGDSQGTDDSNPPATFGAATKVIEELGLAFLELREPGPDGTFGRTDVPKQSPLIRNLYSGPLILNSDYTAQQADDDVSSGKCDAVSFGRPYISNPDLEKRIAVGAEFNPNKDVPKSWYFPIPEGYVDYPTLAEEQAANAA from the coding sequence ATGCACGACGCTCTTTTCCAGCCGCTCAAGATGGGCGCGCTCGAAGCGAAGAACCGCATCTTTATGGCCCCGCTCACACGCGGCCGCGCGGCAAAGCCGATGTTCGTTCCCAACGATCTGATGGGCACCTATTACAAACAGCGCGCGGGCGCGGGCCTGATCCTGACCGAGGCGACCGGCATCAGCACCGAAGGGCTTGGCTGGCCATCGGCCCCCGGCATCTGGAGCGACGAGCAAACCGAAGCGTGGAAGCCAATTGTCGAAGGTGTGCACGAAGCAGGAGGGCTGATCGCGATGCAGCTGTGGCATATGGGGCGGATCGTCCACCCCTATTTCCTCGGCGGAGAGCGTCCTGTCTCGGCCAGCGAAACCAAGGCTCCGGGCGAAGCGCACACGCCCGAAGGCAAGAGCGAATACGCCACAGCGCGCGCGATGACGCAGGACGACATCAACCGCACGATCGACGATTATCGCAAGGCTGCCGAGAATGCGAAAAAGGCCGGTTTCGACGCGGTCCAACTGCACAGCGCCAACGGCTACCTTGTCGATCAATTCCTGCGCGATGGCACCAATCACCGCGAAGACGAATATGGCGGTTCGCCGGAAAACCGCACGCGTTTCATGCGCGAAGTGCTCGAAGCGATTGTCGATGTCTGGGGCGCGGATCGCACCGGCATCCGGCTGTCGCCCAATGGCGATTCGCAAGGCACCGATGACAGCAATCCGCCAGCGACTTTCGGCGCGGCTACAAAAGTGATCGAGGAGCTCGGCCTCGCCTTCCTCGAACTGCGCGAGCCCGGCCCTGACGGCACCTTTGGCCGAACCGATGTGCCCAAACAAAGCCCGCTGATCCGCAACCTCTATTCAGGCCCGCTGATCCTCAATTCGGACTACACAGCCCAACAAGCAGACGATGATGTGTCGAGCGGCAAATGCGACGCGGTGAGCTTTGGCCGTCCCTATATCTCCAACCCCGATCTGGAAAAACGGATCGCCGTGGGCGCCGAGTTCAACCCAAATAAGGACGTGCCCAAGAGCTGGTACTTCCCGATTCCCGAAGGCTATGTCGACTATCCGACACTGGCCGAGGAACAGGCCGCCAACGCAGCCTGA
- a CDS encoding DMT family transporter, with translation MAGARIWLLLAALLGGNFALALGPWLVRLTDTGPVSAAFWRMFLALPFLALLALATRQRMTGIPRTTLVLVALGAIALGLDLASTHIGVALTRLGNATLFSNGGSIVLMFWGFIIARSLPKGREWLAITCALAGAGIMLGRSLEISTGTFVGDLFCVFAGLCYAVYLLTLQNARAAIGAWSLLVWVSIFASPMLLVMALALGEPFWPTNWTPILVLFVSSQLIGQGLMVYSLGHFPPLIIGLALLTQPAIAAVIGWSVFGEVLTVLDIAGMLLLGSALVVARASSAAKR, from the coding sequence TTGGCGGGCGCTCGCATTTGGCTGCTTCTGGCCGCGCTTCTGGGGGGCAATTTTGCGCTTGCACTGGGGCCGTGGCTGGTCCGTCTGACCGATACGGGACCGGTGAGCGCGGCCTTCTGGCGGATGTTTCTCGCACTTCCGTTTCTCGCCCTGCTGGCGCTTGCCACGCGGCAAAGGATGACGGGGATCCCGCGCACAACATTGGTGCTGGTGGCGCTGGGCGCAATCGCGCTGGGGCTTGATCTGGCGAGCACGCATATTGGCGTGGCGCTGACCCGGCTCGGCAATGCGACCCTGTTCAGTAATGGCGGATCGATCGTGCTGATGTTCTGGGGCTTCATCATCGCGCGCAGCCTGCCCAAGGGACGCGAATGGCTTGCGATCACTTGCGCGCTAGCCGGGGCGGGGATCATGCTGGGGCGCAGTCTGGAGATTTCGACCGGCACCTTTGTCGGCGATCTGTTCTGCGTCTTCGCGGGCCTTTGCTATGCGGTCTACCTGCTCACCCTGCAGAATGCGCGCGCGGCGATTGGGGCATGGAGCCTGCTGGTATGGGTGAGCATCTTTGCCTCGCCCATGCTGCTGGTGATGGCGTTAGCGCTCGGAGAGCCGTTCTGGCCAACCAATTGGACGCCGATCCTGGTGCTGTTTGTGAGCAGTCAGCTGATCGGGCAGGGGCTGATGGTCTATTCACTCGGCCACTTTCCCCCGCTGATTATCGGGCTCGCACTGCTGACCCAGCCCGCGATTGCCGCAGTGATCGGGTGGAGCGTGTTCGGCGAAGTGCTGACGGTGCTGGATATTGCTGGGATGCTGCTGCTGGGCTCAGCGCTTGTGGTGGCGAGGGCAAGCTCGGCGGCGAAACGCTAG
- a CDS encoding DUF2254 domain-containing protein, producing the protein MTAEIRFFWARLNANYWFYPATFAVLAAVLATTVVSMDRNGFAEFLSDYDWLVPVRPKGAADILMVMAGAVIGVASTVFSITIVAVSYASGTYGPRLLTNFLEDKGNQVSLATFIGSFVYAIVALRSVRAEDESASTASDAAATTLPGFAPQLSLLVAYLLMAVCVAVLVFFLHHVPSSIRINKVLETIGVRLIDAVRETYPVEDEFSDAREPEGGEELRASDAGYVQMIDFADLEEKARDSGGTFSLRVRTGDFVHRGLPLMDVKGCSVDDLKDELRECFSLGSVRTPEQDPQFLIDELVEIALRALSPGINDPFTAITALHWLGAATSEIGRRDLRKDVCGEDAEDCPVIPCPDDFQHYLKRGFGSLRSAVATSPNAALVMLDVLGNAATPVKDRDRREMLRDQGRLLIEQTREALTGPDLQSVEARYREFDKRFTN; encoded by the coding sequence ATGACCGCCGAAATCCGCTTTTTCTGGGCGCGTCTTAACGCAAATTACTGGTTTTACCCGGCCACCTTCGCCGTTCTTGCCGCGGTTCTGGCCACGACCGTCGTCTCTATGGACCGCAACGGCTTTGCCGAATTCCTGAGCGACTATGATTGGCTGGTTCCGGTAAGGCCGAAAGGCGCAGCGGATATTCTGATGGTCATGGCCGGAGCTGTAATCGGTGTCGCATCCACCGTGTTTTCGATCACTATTGTCGCGGTCAGCTATGCCAGTGGCACCTATGGTCCGCGCCTGCTGACCAATTTTCTGGAGGACAAGGGCAACCAGGTCAGCCTGGCGACCTTCATCGGCAGCTTCGTTTACGCAATCGTGGCGCTGCGATCTGTGCGGGCGGAGGACGAATCCGCCAGCACGGCCAGTGATGCAGCCGCGACCACCCTGCCCGGCTTCGCGCCGCAACTGTCGCTGCTAGTCGCCTATTTGCTGATGGCGGTCTGCGTCGCCGTGCTCGTCTTTTTCCTGCACCACGTGCCCTCGTCGATCCGGATCAACAAAGTGCTTGAGACAATCGGTGTGCGGCTGATCGACGCTGTGCGCGAAACCTATCCTGTCGAAGACGAGTTTTCCGACGCACGCGAGCCGGAGGGCGGCGAGGAACTCCGGGCCTCGGACGCCGGCTATGTCCAGATGATTGACTTCGCGGACCTCGAGGAAAAGGCGCGGGATTCAGGCGGCACCTTCTCGCTGCGTGTCCGAACAGGCGATTTTGTCCATCGCGGTCTGCCGCTGATGGATGTTAAAGGTTGCAGCGTCGACGACCTGAAGGACGAACTTCGCGAGTGCTTCTCGCTAGGCTCTGTGCGCACTCCCGAGCAGGATCCGCAATTCCTGATCGACGAGTTGGTCGAGATCGCCCTGCGGGCGTTGTCGCCCGGTATCAATGATCCCTTCACAGCGATCACCGCGCTGCATTGGCTGGGCGCGGCCACGTCAGAGATCGGACGCCGTGACTTGCGCAAAGATGTTTGCGGGGAAGATGCCGAAGATTGCCCGGTGATCCCGTGCCCTGATGATTTCCAGCACTATCTGAAACGCGGCTTTGGTTCTCTGCGCAGCGCCGTTGCGACCAGCCCCAACGCGGCGCTGGTGATGCTGGACGTGCTGGGCAACGCGGCGACGCCGGTGAAAGATCGCGACCGGCGCGAGATGTTGCGCGATCAGGGCCGGCTGCTGATCGAGCAAACGCGAGAAGCCTTGACCGGCCCCGACCTTCAGTCTGTCGAGGCGCGGTATCGCGAATTTGACAAGCGCTTCACGAACTAG